The sequence below is a genomic window from Oceanivirga salmonicida.
ACTATTTACTCTATATACATCAAAATGATATATATCTATATCAGCATTATACTCTATTAAATATGTAAATGTTGGACTTTTCACAGTTTCTGTTACTCCTAGACTAGAAAATAGCCTTTTTGCAAAGGCTGTTTTTCCTGTTCCTAAATCTCCAATTAAACCTATACATATACTTTTTTCTTTATTTTTTGATATATTTATTGCTAATTCATCTATTATTTCATTTATTGCGTGAAAAGTTAATTTTGTATTCTTTAAT
It includes:
- the tsaE gene encoding tRNA (adenosine(37)-N6)-threonylcarbamoyltransferase complex ATPase subunit type 1 TsaE, whose product is MLLKNTKLTFHAINEIIDELAINISKNKEKSICIGLIGDLGTGKTAFAKRLFSSLGVTETVKSPTFTYLIEYNADIDIYHFDVYRVNSEEELYNIGYYDYIDTNSLVLVEWANLILEQMPENTLFFEIKHNDAETRYISSYILKGGEKVYVDIHNYNFD